A genomic window from Anatilimnocola floriformis includes:
- a CDS encoding carboxypeptidase M32, with the protein MKSDARQAYESLLDHLQQLARVTAIHEQLAWDELTMLPDASTEYRGQQLAYLAGLQHEIACDPRLDEWLSLVDGNGETPAEKINVAELRRRHLLSKQLPKSLVEELARVTTTAQHEWAIAREQDDFGRFGIWLDRVVALKREQARCWSADRDGYGALVAEYEPGLPFSTIQATLAELSAELPKLVQDRVAGQRPRQQPPPLTGNFDIATQRRLCEELARQLGFDFRRGRLDTAAHPFTTHISAHDCRIAIRYNEHNLAPVISVLLHELGHALYDQGLPPEHFGEPVGEPISLSVHESQARLWENPVGRCVAFWQFALPQIEDAFPAIRGLWTPEDIAADLRRVEPGINRVTADEATYNLHILVRVELEQALLRGDLKANDLPAAWNSAYERFLGVKPDNDREGCLQDGHWAAGMFGYFPTYTLGNVMMAQLAQHMPSAILLIDEFITRGDFKVIVSWLRINLFSRGKQLTTAEWAEKLCPHELHAGLNIEPLLRRLGR; encoded by the coding sequence ATGAAGTCCGACGCTCGCCAGGCTTACGAATCGCTTCTCGACCATCTGCAGCAGTTGGCCCGTGTCACCGCCATCCATGAGCAACTGGCTTGGGATGAGTTGACGATGCTCCCCGACGCGAGCACTGAGTATCGCGGGCAGCAACTGGCCTACCTCGCCGGTTTGCAACACGAGATCGCTTGCGATCCACGACTCGACGAATGGTTGTCGTTGGTTGATGGCAATGGCGAGACACCCGCCGAGAAAATCAACGTCGCGGAACTGCGGCGACGGCATCTGCTTTCAAAACAATTGCCGAAGTCGCTGGTGGAGGAACTTGCGCGGGTAACGACTACCGCCCAGCACGAATGGGCTATTGCGCGCGAACAAGATGACTTCGGCCGGTTCGGTATTTGGCTGGATCGCGTGGTTGCGTTGAAACGCGAACAGGCCCGCTGTTGGTCAGCCGATCGCGATGGCTACGGAGCGCTGGTCGCCGAGTACGAGCCTGGTTTGCCGTTCTCGACGATTCAAGCCACGCTGGCCGAACTGAGCGCTGAGTTGCCGAAGCTCGTGCAAGATCGCGTGGCGGGGCAACGGCCTCGGCAGCAACCGCCGCCGCTGACGGGGAACTTCGACATAGCCACGCAGCGCAGGTTGTGCGAAGAACTGGCCCGGCAACTTGGTTTTGACTTTCGCCGCGGCCGGCTCGATACGGCCGCGCATCCCTTCACGACGCACATCAGCGCGCACGATTGTCGCATAGCGATTCGCTACAACGAGCACAATCTCGCACCGGTGATTTCGGTGCTGTTGCATGAACTGGGACATGCGCTCTACGACCAAGGTTTGCCGCCGGAGCATTTTGGCGAGCCCGTTGGTGAACCTATTTCGCTGAGCGTGCATGAGTCGCAGGCTCGGCTGTGGGAAAATCCCGTTGGTCGCTGCGTGGCTTTCTGGCAGTTCGCCCTGCCGCAGATTGAGGATGCATTTCCTGCGATTCGCGGCCTGTGGACGCCCGAGGATATCGCGGCTGATTTGCGGCGTGTCGAACCAGGCATCAACCGCGTTACGGCCGATGAGGCGACTTACAACCTGCACATTCTGGTGCGTGTGGAACTCGAACAAGCGCTGCTGCGCGGCGATCTCAAGGCGAACGATCTGCCGGCGGCCTGGAACAGCGCGTACGAACGCTTCTTGGGCGTGAAGCCCGACAACGATCGCGAGGGCTGTTTGCAGGACGGCCATTGGGCAGCGGGAATGTTCGGCTACTTCCCCACGTACACACTTGGCAATGTGATGATGGCTCAGTTAGCCCAGCACATGCCGAGTGCGATTTTATTGATCGACGAATTCATCACTCGCGGCGACTTTAAGGTGATCGTCTCCTGGCTGCGGATCAATCTGTTCAGCCGTGGCAAGCAACTGACCACGGCAGAGTGGGCCGAGAAACTTTGTCCGCATGAACTGCACGCGGGGCTCAACATCGAGCCGCTACTGCGGCGACTCGGTCGTTGA
- a CDS encoding YjhG/YagF family D-xylonate dehydratase — protein MPKSFLLPLEDLLALPNDQVATIQTHAVGPQGALPLDDAMLREWSSGDLFGLSQNAGMGWSPQELLGPQYLILSTQGGVRAADGTPIALGYHTGHWEVGLLVQAAAREIKSLGGVPFAGHVSDPCDGRTQGTVGMFDSLPYRNDAAIVLRRLIRSLPQRQGIVGVATCDKGLPAMMIALAGTSQFPSAIVPGGVTLPPTEGEDAGKVQTIGARYVQGEMSLQDAAVAGCAACATPGGGCQFLGTAATSQVIAEALGMALPHSALAPSGQPIWLDLATRSARAVHQLAARNLKLKDILTDASVRNAMVVHAACGGSTNLLLHVPAIAHAAGLRRPTSADWSEINRRVPRFVSVLPNGPVAHPTVRMFFAGGVPEIMLHLRALNLLELDALTVTGHRVGDVLDWWERSPRRQMVREVLKARDNVSPDDVIIPPADARKRGLTSTVCFPHGNLCPEGSVIKATSIDPSVVGADGVYRKTGPARVFTSEREAIRAVKGQTAVPLKPGDILVLIGRGPMGSGMEETYQITSALKFLKWGKEVAVVTDARFSGVSTGACIGHVGPEALAGGPIGKVRDGDIIRIVVDRNELTGSVDWIGDGVNEYTPEEGATILAERPPRADLAPDKDLPADTRLWAALQRAGGGTWGGCVYDVEKIIATLEAGEAAIREQTAANLG, from the coding sequence ATGCCCAAATCGTTTCTCCTCCCTCTCGAAGATCTGCTTGCCCTACCGAACGATCAGGTCGCCACGATTCAAACGCACGCGGTGGGCCCGCAAGGTGCGCTACCGCTCGACGACGCGATGCTCCGCGAGTGGTCAAGCGGCGACTTGTTCGGGCTCTCGCAAAACGCCGGCATGGGTTGGTCGCCGCAGGAGTTGCTCGGGCCGCAGTATTTGATTCTGAGTACCCAAGGTGGCGTGCGAGCCGCCGATGGCACACCGATTGCGCTCGGTTATCACACGGGGCATTGGGAAGTGGGGCTGCTCGTGCAAGCCGCGGCGCGCGAGATCAAATCGCTCGGCGGCGTGCCGTTCGCTGGTCATGTTTCGGATCCCTGCGACGGCAGAACCCAGGGGACCGTCGGCATGTTCGATAGCTTGCCCTATCGCAACGATGCGGCGATCGTGCTCCGCCGTTTGATTCGCTCGCTGCCGCAGCGGCAAGGGATTGTCGGCGTTGCGACGTGTGATAAAGGTCTGCCCGCGATGATGATTGCGCTCGCGGGAACTTCGCAGTTTCCCAGCGCCATCGTTCCCGGCGGAGTAACGCTGCCGCCGACTGAAGGTGAGGACGCCGGCAAGGTGCAAACGATCGGCGCTCGCTACGTGCAAGGCGAAATGTCGTTGCAAGATGCTGCCGTGGCGGGCTGTGCAGCGTGCGCTACTCCCGGCGGCGGTTGCCAGTTCCTCGGCACGGCGGCGACTTCGCAAGTCATCGCCGAAGCCCTCGGCATGGCTCTTCCGCATTCGGCGCTCGCTCCCAGCGGTCAACCCATCTGGCTCGATCTGGCCACTCGCAGCGCTCGCGCGGTGCATCAACTGGCCGCCCGCAATTTGAAATTGAAAGACATTCTCACCGACGCCAGTGTGCGTAACGCCATGGTGGTGCATGCGGCCTGCGGCGGTTCGACGAATCTGCTGCTGCACGTTCCTGCGATCGCACACGCTGCCGGTCTGCGGCGACCAACTTCTGCCGACTGGAGCGAGATCAATCGCCGCGTGCCGCGGTTCGTTTCGGTGCTGCCGAACGGACCGGTCGCGCATCCGACGGTGCGGATGTTCTTCGCCGGCGGTGTGCCGGAGATCATGCTGCATCTGCGTGCCTTGAATCTGCTCGAGCTCGATGCGTTGACCGTCACGGGCCATCGCGTCGGCGACGTGCTCGATTGGTGGGAGCGTTCGCCGCGACGGCAGATGGTGCGCGAAGTACTGAAAGCTCGCGACAATGTTTCGCCCGACGACGTGATCATCCCGCCCGCCGATGCGCGGAAGCGCGGCTTGACCAGCACCGTCTGTTTTCCGCACGGCAATCTTTGCCCCGAAGGCTCGGTTATCAAAGCGACCTCGATCGACCCGAGCGTCGTTGGCGCGGATGGCGTGTATCGCAAAACTGGCCCGGCCCGCGTCTTCACTTCCGAGCGCGAAGCCATTCGCGCCGTGAAAGGACAAACGGCCGTGCCGCTCAAGCCGGGCGACATTCTCGTCCTCATCGGCCGCGGCCCTATGGGGAGCGGCATGGAAGAGACGTATCAAATCACCTCGGCGCTCAAATTTCTGAAGTGGGGCAAGGAAGTTGCCGTCGTCACCGATGCCCGCTTTAGCGGCGTGAGCACCGGCGCCTGCATCGGCCACGTTGGTCCCGAAGCCCTCGCCGGTGGCCCGATCGGCAAGGTTCGCGATGGCGACATCATTCGCATCGTCGTCGATCGCAACGAACTGACCGGCTCGGTCGATTGGATCGGCGATGGCGTGAATGAATACACGCCAGAAGAAGGAGCCACGATTCTCGCCGAACGTCCGCCGCGCGCCGATCTTGCGCCCGATAAAGATCTGCCGGCCGACACTCGGCTGTGGGCCGCGCTGCAACGCGCCGGCGGCGGCACTTGGGGCGGCTGCGTCTACGACGTGGAGAAGATCATCGCCACGCTCGAAGCGGGCGAAGCCGCGATCCGCGAACAAACGGCAGCCAACCTCGGCTGA